In Vicingus serpentipes, the DNA window ATTTCATAAAAAACATTATTAAAAAAAGTATAGAATAATTTTTTTTTAAAAAAAAGATATTACATTTGCCAAACTTAAATGGTGGATGTAGCTCAGCTGGTTAGAGCACTGGTTTGTGGTGCCGGGGGTCGTGGGTTCGAGTCCCATCTTCCACCCCATTTAAATAAAAAAGCTTCTCAAATTGGGAAGCTTTTTTATTTACCTATACTTTAAAAGTAAGTTTGGATAATCTGATATAATTCCATCAACCCCTCTTTTAATTAATAATTCGATAGTTTCAGGGTCATTTACTGTCCATACATGTAATTCTTGTCCAAACTCATGTACTTTATCAATAATTGCTTGCGTAGCATATTTATGCTGAACAATTATTTCATCAACAAAGTGATACCTTCTTAATGGTTTGAAATTAATCCCTTTATCAAAAGACAAGGGTAAACTTGCGTGTTTACCAACAAACAATTTACCTGTTCTTATGTTTTCATTTAACTTATGAATTCTGAATAGAGCTCTATCATTAAATGAAATTATTTTGCACCAATCGATAGCGTTTTTACTTTTTATTACATTTAATATATGACGCTCAATATTAGGGTAGTATAAATAACTATATTTTGTCTCTATAATTAATTCTGCTTTACCATCTATTAATTCTATAACTTCAGCTAAAGTTGGTATTTTTTCATCTATATAAACACGATTAAACTTAACCCCTGCACTTAACTTCTGTAATTCGCTATAGTCCATTAGTTTTACAAAACCAAACCCATTAGTAGTTCTTCTTAATGTTCGATCATGTAAAACAATTATAACATTGTCTTTAGTTTGCTGAACATCTATTTCAATTCTATCTACTCCTAAATCTAAAGCTAATTGTATTGAAGCTAAAGTGTTTTCTGGAGCTAAGCCTCCAGCCCCTCTATGACCAGTTATAGTAAGTTTACCCATTATTAAGTTAATTCAACTTTAGAATAATCATTTAATTCATTGTAAATACTATCTCGCTCAATAGGCTGTCTATTTACATCTTTAATTAATTTAATCATTTGTTCTGAAGTCATTACAGGCTTTTGCTCTTCTGCTCCTGCCATAGAATAAATTTTTGTTGAATCATCAACTGTACCGTCAATATCATTTACACCAAATGATAAAAGTAATTGAGCCGTTTTTCTTCCAATCATTGGCCAGTAAGCTTTAATATGATTAAAGTTATCTAAAAATATACGAGCCATTGCAAAAACCTTTAAATCCTCAATAACACTAACTTCTTCAATATCTGACATCTGATTGTTTTTATTCCTGAATTTCAATGGAATAAATGCATTAAATCCTCCTGTTCTATCTTGTAAATCTCTCAATCTATTCATATGATCAATTAAATGCTCATAACTTTCAATATGACCATAGAGCATTGTAGCATTTGAAGGCATTCCAACACTATGAGCAGCTTCATGCATCTCTAACCATTGAGAAGATGTGCATTTATCTTTACAAATTTGCTCTCTTATTGTTTCATCAAAAATTTCAGCTCCACCTCCAGGTAAAGAACCTTGACCAGCATCTTTTAAAATTTGCAGACATTCCTTGTAACTTACCTTAGCCTTTCTCGCCATATATTCCAGTTCAACAGCAGTAAAAGCCTTTACATGTAAATTTGGACGAATAGCTTTTATATTAGATATTAAGTTTCTAAAATATTCTAACCCCATTTTTGGATGCACACCTCCAACAATATGAACTTCTGTTATATCTGAATCGTTATATGCTTTAACTGCCTTATATATATCTTCTTCGGATAACTCCCATGCTTCATAATCATCCTTTTCTCTTAGCATTTTAGAGTAAGAACAAAACTTACAATCGTATACACATATATTGGTTGGTTCTACATGAAAATTTTTATTAAAGTAAGTTTTATCCCCATGCCTATCTTCCCTAATAGTATTTGCTAAGACTCCCAAAAAACCAAGCTCCCCATTGTTATAAAGATATAACGCTTCTTCAGAACTAATTCTTTGTTTGCTTAAAACTTTTTTAGAGATTTTAACTAACTTAACATCTTTTATGGATGATTCGATTAATGCATTTATACTTTCTAATTTCATTGAAACTTTTTTTTGTAAAGATAAGATATTCCATAAAAAAAGAGCCCTACATTTTGTAGGGCTCTTTAAACTATTTATTAACTATTTATCTTATTTAGATAAAAGTATTTTTTTAGTTGTTACCTCACCATTAGAAGTTACTTTAATAAAGTAAACACCATTTGGTTGAGCACTTAAATCTATTTTCAACATATTAGATGTTGTAGAAGAATTTGCTACTTCTTCGCCAATCATATTGAAAACAGCAACATTTGCATTGTTAGCTGGTAACATAACCTCAACAATTCCTGTTGTTGGATTTGGATAAGCTACAATTGAACTTAATTCAGAAGTGTGTGATTCAACACCAGTTGTTTTATCACAAACAATAGCAACAACAGTACCTTTACTATCTGTACCATAAGTAGCTAGATCTAACCATCCTCCTACTTCATTTGCCCAAACATTGTTACCTGTAGTTCCTGCAGCAAGCCCCATTACAATTGTATCACCATCAAGCGGTGTAACATCATGATCGTAACCTATAAAGAAACTAGGAGAAGTTAAATCTAAATCGATAGCTGGCGTAATTGGTAAGGATATGAATTGATTTAAATTTGCAGAGAATTGACCAGTTGTTATAGGAGCAGAAGCTAATACTGTATTTGGAGAACCTCCGGCACCATCAGCATCCCATATTTTTAAATTACCTGTTCCAGTACCTGTAGATTGAATAAATACATATCTAACTTCAACTAGTTCCTTACCAGCACCAGGAGAAGACATTTTAGAAGCCCAACCATTATCATCATAACAGTTATTACCTGCAACATAACCTTCTAACGGTAAATTACATGCTGCTGCATCTTGAGTCCAGTAAGACCCACCAAAATTTTCAGTATTCCAATCCCAACCCGCAACTGTAGAATCGCATATTGCTGTTCCTGCTGGATTAACTGTTATATAATCTGTTTTAGTTTCAGAATCAGCACCACCATTATCATCACCTATAGTTAATGTTACACTATATAAACCTTGAGTAGCATATGTAATTGCTGGTGGAGTTTGTCCAACAAATGAACTAGGAGTTCCACCAGGAAATGACCATGTCCAAGAATTTAAATTATCAGGACTTGTTGAAGCATCAGTAAAAGTAACCGAAGCACCTTCGTTAATTACAAGTGGAGCCCCAGTAAAGTTAGCCGTAGCAACTAAAGAACCACCTAAAGTCGATGTTGGTAATTCTGCTCTACCTGGAGAATTTGCAAAAACCTGAACAACTCTAGCTTTTTGTCCTTCTGTAAATAAGTTCATACAACCATCATCCGAATAATCCATATAATTTTGAACCATATCTGTAGAACCACAAGAAGAATGTGTTGAAGTACAACCATAGTTTGCTGCATCAGACTCTGGAGTATCAGCTACAAAATCATCAGTTCCACATGCTCCATCTCCCCAAATATGACGTAATCCAGCCCAGTGACCTAATTCATGAGTTGCAGTTCTTCCTTTATTAAATGGAGCTTGAGTTACACCTCCTGTTCCAGTATAAGTGTACCCTAAAACTAATCCATCTGTATTAGCATTACCACCATTAGTATTTAAACCACCTAATCCGGAAGAAGAAGGGAATTGAGCATAACCTAATATACCACCTTGGATTTGACAAACCCAAACATTCATAACTTCAGTTCTATCCCAATAAGTTGCAGGTTTAATAGTCGCATCAATAGTTGCTGTTCCATAACCATTAGTAGTGTTGTTAATTCCTGCTATATCTGCAGTTGAAACTCTATTAATACCTGGTTCTGCTAAAGTTTGTCCAGCCAATGGGTGATTTGAAGCGTAGCGTAATGCAGGTACAAAATTGATTTCTAAATCTGCAGCAACAGGCAAGAAAGCTGCAGGAGTGTTAGAAGCATCTGCATTTAATCTTCTAAAATCATCATTTAATATTGTTATTTGAGATGTAGCTTGAGCTTGGGAAATATTTCTCCCTTGTCCAACACTTTCTGTTGAATTATGAATAATATGCATAATTATAGGCACTGTTATTACTGCCTTTTTAGCTGTTCCGTTAGCTTTTTGAGCCTGATACTCAGCAACCTTTGGAGCTATCCATGCTTCAAATTCTTCTGTAGATGCAATACCTGGATATGCTTCTTTTAATAATTGATTATATTCAGTTGAAAAACATCTGATTTTTCCATCAGCTGTTCTTTCAGCAGAATTAATCATTTCTTGAGCTCTTTCTTCATTTAAAGTTACTGAGTTTGATACAGTCTGTGTATTCAAAATTGGCCCAGCTTTTCTACTGTTTTGACCAAACACAAGAACTGCACTCAATACTAGAGAAGAAAGTAAAAGTGTACTTTTTTTCATTTTAAATTAAGTTTAGTTTATAGTTTTTGTTAGTTATTAGCCAATAAATATAATAATTTAAAATTGAACTAAAAGTATATTTTAAATCAATTATTTGAATCCTATAATAAATTGATTAGGCAACCTTTCTATTCTAACTTACGTTCTTATAGAAGAAAAACTTAGGAGATTTATTTAAAAGTTAATATAGATAGGTAGTACAACATTTATTAATCTCCTTTAAATTTAAGCCCTGCTCCCACAGGGCTTTTTTTTTCACAAAAAAATCTTGTTAGGATTTAAAATATCATTTGGATCAAATAAGTTTTTAATATCCTTTTGAAGATTTATCATTGTTTGATTAAATGGGATATCCATATAGCCTTTTTGTACTAAACCTATACCATGCTCTCCAGAAACAGTACCTTTTAATTCAACACAAAGCGAAAAAATTTCTCTAATTGCTTTTGGTAATTCATTATTCCAAGCATCATCAGACATTTTATCTTTAATAATATTAACATGAAGATTACCATCTCCAGCATGGCCATAACAGACAGACTTAAAACCATACTCAACTCCAATTCTTTTAACTGCTTTTAATAACTTCGGAAGTTCAGCTCTTGGAACTACGGTATCTTCTTCTTTATAAATAGATTTAGTTTTTACAGCTTCCCCTACTACTCTTCTTATTTTCCATAATTTATCTTTTTGAGTAGCATCATTAGCAAATAAAATTTCATCACAGTTATAATTTTCTAGAACTGTATTGATTATTTCACAGTCTTTGTAAAGAACATCCATATCATTCCCATCAACCTCTATTAACAAATGAGCTTGAATATTTTCTGGAATTGTTATACTATTATCTCCTAAATGATTGCTTCCCCAAACTAAAGCATCTCGCTCCATAAATTCCATACCTGATGGAATTACTCCTGCCTTAAAAATATCTGCAACTGCTTCACAAGCTTCTTCTGCACTAAAAAAAGGAACTAACATTAATAGATCAAATTTAGGATAAGGAAGAAGGCGAAATACAGCTTTAGTAACAATGCCTAATGTACCTTCACTTCCTATAATAAGCTGTGTAAGATTATAACCCGTTGAATTTTTCAACACGTTAGCTCCAGTCCAAATTATTTCACCATTTGGAAGAACAACTTCTAAATTCAAAACATAATCTTTTGTAACACCATATTTAACCGCTTTTGGTCCACCTGAATTTTCTGCAATATTTCCACCAATAAAACAACTCCCCTTACTTGCTGGATCTGGCGGATAAAACAATCCTTTTTCTTTTACGGCTTCTTGAAATACTTGAGTAATAACTCCTGGCTCAACAGTTGCTTGAAGATTACGTTCATCAACTTCTAGTATTTGATTAAATCTTTCCATTGAAAGTAAAATACCATTATTTACTGGTAGAGCTCCACCACTTAAACCTGTTCCTGCACCCCTAGGTGTTAGAGGAATCTTTTCATTGTTACACATTTTCAATATTGTTGAAATTTCTTCAGGAGTTCTCGGCAAAACCACTACTTCTGGAAAGAACTTAAAATCTTCTGTTTCATCATGAGAATATTTATCTATACTTTCTTCGTCAAAAAGCACATAATCTATACCAACGATACTGATTAACTGATTAATATGCTTTGAATTGATTTTTGTGTAGCTCATGAAAATTTAATTTGAAAAATTTAAAAGTAATAAATTAAAGAAATACCTTTAATTAACAACTGTATTTTTTATATTTGCAAAAGTTTTGGCCTCGTAGCATAACTGAATAGTGCACCACATTACGGCTGTGGAGGTTGAAGGTTTGAATCCTTCCGAGGTCACAAATAAAAAAACCGAAGTAATTACTTCGGTTTTTTTATTTTAAACTATTCTAAAAGTTAAACGGCTACATTATGCTCTCTTAAAGCATCATTTAAAGATGTTTTTAAATCAGTACTAGCTTTTCTTTTACCTATTATTAAAGCACATGGAACATTATAATTTCCTGCCGGAAATTCTTTAGTATAAGAACCTGGAATTACTACAGAACGCTCAGGAACTTCCCCTCTATATTCAACTGGTTTATCTCCACTCACATCTATAATTTTAGTTGATTTTGTTAAAACTACATTAGCACCTAAAACTGCTTCTTTTTTTACATGAACCCCCTCAACAACAATACATCTTGAGCCTATAAAACAATCATCTTCTATAATAACAGGAGCTGCTTGTAAAGGCTCTAAAACCCCTCCTATTCCTACACCGCCACTTAAATGAACATTTTTACCAATTTGAGCACAAGAACCAACTGTTGCCCATGTATCAACCATTGTTCCTGAATCCACATAAGCTCCAATATTAACATAAGAAGGCATCATTATAACTCCTTTTGCCAAATAAGCTCCATACCTAGAAACAGCATGAGGAACAACTCTAACTCCAAGCTCAGCATAATTCGTCTTTAATTTCATTTTATCATGAAATTCAAAAGGACCGACCTCAATTGTTTTCATTTTTTGAATAGGAAAATACATCACAACTGCTTTTTTCACCCATTCATTCACTTGCCAATTATCACCGTTTGGTTCAGCAACTCTCAACATTCCCTTATCTAATAATTCAATTACTTTACGAATAGCACTTTGAGATTCTTTCTTTTGTAGAAAATCTCTATTATCCCAAACATTTTCAATAATTGCTTTTAATTCTTCCATAATATTATTTTGATGTCATTAAATTCTCTAAAATTAAAGTTGTCCCCTCCCAAGTATAATTTTGTTTTACAAACTCAAAACCATTTTCAGCTATAGAATTACAAAGGTCTTTATTCTCAATTAAGGATACAATATATTTTGAGTAATCGTTATAATTTTCGCCAATTAATGCACTTTTGTTATGTTCCGCTCCAAGAGCGTTATTTGCCAAACTAGATGTAACGCATGGTAACTTCATTGCCATTGCTTCAAGTAGTTTGTTTTGTAAGCCTGTACCTATTTGCATAGGTGCTACAAATATTTTTGATGCGGCATAATATTCAGACATATCTTCGACCCATCCAGTAACAATAATTTTTTCAGACTTAAGTGCAATAACTTTTGAATCAGGAGTTGCTCCGACAATTGCAAGATTAACATTAGGATGAGTATTCCAAACTAATGGCATCACTTCATTAGCTAAAAAAACTGCGCAATCAATATTTGGTGGATAAGCCATATTTCCTGTAAATATCAAATCATACTTTTTCTCTTCTTGTCGATGTTTAAACATTGAATAATCAACCCCATTTTTAACTATTTGAATAGAATCATTTTTAATATTTACAATCAAATCTCTATCCTGTTCTGAAATAATGGTTGTATTATCAAAATCGTTTAAAATAAAATGCTCATATCGTTTGAGACGAGTTGTTTCAATTTTCAAAAATGGTTTTAAATAAAATGGTGCATTATCAATTCTTCTCTCCATCCCTCTTGCAAGAGCATCCATGTAATCTAATGTCTTTTTAATTTTCGAATTTCTTACATATTCTGTTACTCGAATTAGCTGACAATAAATATGATCAGGGTTATACTTATTCAGTAATTGGTCTATTT includes these proteins:
- a CDS encoding glycosyltransferase, which translates into the protein MKIFVLLSRFPYPLEKGDKLRAYHQIKELSKNNEIILCALSDAKVAQSSIDELKKYCSSIEIIRLYKLKIYWNLLVQLLFSNNSLQVSYFYNKQAQKKIDQLLNKYNPDHIYCQLIRVTEYVRNSKIKKTLDYMDALARGMERRIDNAPFYLKPFLKIETTRLKRYEHFILNDFDNTTIISEQDRDLIVNIKNDSIQIVKNGVDYSMFKHRQEEKKYDLIFTGNMAYPPNIDCAVFLANEVMPLVWNTHPNVNLAIVGATPDSKVIALKSEKIIVTGWVEDMSEYYAASKIFVAPMQIGTGLQNKLLEAMAMKLPCVTSSLANNALGAEHNKSALIGENYNDYSKYIVSLIENKDLCNSIAENGFEFVKQNYTWEGTTLILENLMTSK
- the mqnE gene encoding aminofutalosine synthase MqnE, translating into MKLESINALIESSIKDVKLVKISKKVLSKQRISSEEALYLYNNGELGFLGVLANTIREDRHGDKTYFNKNFHVEPTNICVYDCKFCSYSKMLREKDDYEAWELSEEDIYKAVKAYNDSDITEVHIVGGVHPKMGLEYFRNLISNIKAIRPNLHVKAFTAVELEYMARKAKVSYKECLQILKDAGQGSLPGGGAEIFDETIREQICKDKCTSSQWLEMHEAAHSVGMPSNATMLYGHIESYEHLIDHMNRLRDLQDRTGGFNAFIPLKFRNKNNQMSDIEEVSVIEDLKVFAMARIFLDNFNHIKAYWPMIGRKTAQLLLSFGVNDIDGTVDDSTKIYSMAGAEEQKPVMTSEQMIKLIKDVNRQPIERDSIYNELNDYSKVELT
- a CDS encoding glycerophosphodiester phosphodiesterase, translating into MGKLTITGHRGAGGLAPENTLASIQLALDLGVDRIEIDVQQTKDNVIIVLHDRTLRRTTNGFGFVKLMDYSELQKLSAGVKFNRVYIDEKIPTLAEVIELIDGKAELIIETKYSYLYYPNIERHILNVIKSKNAIDWCKIISFNDRALFRIHKLNENIRTGKLFVGKHASLPLSFDKGINFKPLRRYHFVDEIIVQHKYATQAIIDKVHEFGQELHVWTVNDPETIELLIKRGVDGIISDYPNLLLKYR
- a CDS encoding 2,3,4,5-tetrahydropyridine-2,6-dicarboxylate N-succinyltransferase, whose translation is MEELKAIIENVWDNRDFLQKKESQSAIRKVIELLDKGMLRVAEPNGDNWQVNEWVKKAVVMYFPIQKMKTIEVGPFEFHDKMKLKTNYAELGVRVVPHAVSRYGAYLAKGVIMMPSYVNIGAYVDSGTMVDTWATVGSCAQIGKNVHLSGGVGIGGVLEPLQAAPVIIEDDCFIGSRCIVVEGVHVKKEAVLGANVVLTKSTKIIDVSGDKPVEYRGEVPERSVVIPGSYTKEFPAGNYNVPCALIIGKRKASTDLKTSLNDALREHNVAV
- a CDS encoding FAD-binding oxidoreductase, whose translation is MSYTKINSKHINQLISIVGIDYVLFDEESIDKYSHDETEDFKFFPEVVVLPRTPEEISTILKMCNNEKIPLTPRGAGTGLSGGALPVNNGILLSMERFNQILEVDERNLQATVEPGVITQVFQEAVKEKGLFYPPDPASKGSCFIGGNIAENSGGPKAVKYGVTKDYVLNLEVVLPNGEIIWTGANVLKNSTGYNLTQLIIGSEGTLGIVTKAVFRLLPYPKFDLLMLVPFFSAEEACEAVADIFKAGVIPSGMEFMERDALVWGSNHLGDNSITIPENIQAHLLIEVDGNDMDVLYKDCEIINTVLENYNCDEILFANDATQKDKLWKIRRVVGEAVKTKSIYKEEDTVVPRAELPKLLKAVKRIGVEYGFKSVCYGHAGDGNLHVNIIKDKMSDDAWNNELPKAIREIFSLCVELKGTVSGEHGIGLVQKGYMDIPFNQTMINLQKDIKNLFDPNDILNPNKIFL
- a CDS encoding M43 family zinc metalloprotease, coding for MKKSTLLLSSLVLSAVLVFGQNSRKAGPILNTQTVSNSVTLNEERAQEMINSAERTADGKIRCFSTEYNQLLKEAYPGIASTEEFEAWIAPKVAEYQAQKANGTAKKAVITVPIIMHIIHNSTESVGQGRNISQAQATSQITILNDDFRRLNADASNTPAAFLPVAADLEINFVPALRYASNHPLAGQTLAEPGINRVSTADIAGINNTTNGYGTATIDATIKPATYWDRTEVMNVWVCQIQGGILGYAQFPSSSGLGGLNTNGGNANTDGLVLGYTYTGTGGVTQAPFNKGRTATHELGHWAGLRHIWGDGACGTDDFVADTPESDAANYGCTSTHSSCGSTDMVQNYMDYSDDGCMNLFTEGQKARVVQVFANSPGRAELPTSTLGGSLVATANFTGAPLVINEGASVTFTDASTSPDNLNSWTWSFPGGTPSSFVGQTPPAITYATQGLYSVTLTIGDDNGGADSETKTDYITVNPAGTAICDSTVAGWDWNTENFGGSYWTQDAAACNLPLEGYVAGNNCYDDNGWASKMSSPGAGKELVEVRYVFIQSTGTGTGNLKIWDADGAGGSPNTVLASAPITTGQFSANLNQFISLPITPAIDLDLTSPSFFIGYDHDVTPLDGDTIVMGLAAGTTGNNVWANEVGGWLDLATYGTDSKGTVVAIVCDKTTGVESHTSELSSIVAYPNPTTGIVEVMLPANNANVAVFNMIGEEVANSSTTSNMLKIDLSAQPNGVYFIKVTSNGEVTTKKILLSK